A stretch of the Panthera uncia isolate 11264 chromosome D1, Puncia_PCG_1.0, whole genome shotgun sequence genome encodes the following:
- the LOC125911182 gene encoding LOW QUALITY PROTEIN: inverted formin-2-like (The sequence of the model RefSeq protein was modified relative to this genomic sequence to represent the inferred CDS: deleted 1 base in 1 codon) yields MATGANATPLGKLGPPGLPPLSGPKGGFEPGPPPAPGPGAGLLVPGAPPPPPVGSVGALTAAFPFAALPPPPPPPPPPPQQPPPPPPSPGSSYPPPQPPPPPPLYQRVSPPQLPPPQPPRQDQQPGSAGGGGGESGRESARGVARTALFVKV; encoded by the exons ATGGCGACCGGAGCGAACGCCACGCCGCTGGGTAAGCTGGGCCCCCCCGGCCTC CCCCCCCTTTCCGGGCCCAAAGGGGGCTTCGAGCCGGGGCCACCGCCTGCTCCCGGGCCTGGGGCGGGGCTGCTGGTGCCCGGggcgccgccgcccccgcccgtGGGCTCGGTGGGGGCCCTGACCGCGGCCTTCCCCTTCGCggcgctgccgccgccgccaccgccgccgcccccgcctccccagcagccgccgccgccgccgccctcccCAGGCTCCTCGTACCCGCCGCCGCAGCCTCCCCCTCCGCCGCCGCTCTACCAGCGCGTGTCGCCGCCGCAGCTGCCGCCACCCCAGCCGCCGCGTCAGGACCAGCAGCCGGGCTCGGCCGGCGGCGGAGGAGGTGAGTCGGGCCGAGAGAGCGCGAGAGGCGTCGCGCGGACGG CCTTATTTGTCAAGGTCTGA